In a single window of the Hydrogenobaculum sp. 3684 genome:
- the rplS gene encoding 50S ribosomal protein L19, producing MNIQELEKLYTPKKEYPKFKVGDTIRVNYKIKEGDKERIQGFEGIVIRIKNKGLNKMFTVRKESYGVGIERTFPYYSPNIDSIQLVKYGKVRRAKLYFLRQLKGKTAARKIKEIKSWEKEAHDKLKQEAKSKKS from the coding sequence ATGAATATTCAAGAGTTAGAAAAGCTCTATACCCCTAAGAAAGAGTATCCAAAGTTTAAAGTAGGTGATACCATAAGGGTAAATTACAAAATAAAAGAAGGTGATAAAGAAAGGATACAGGGCTTTGAAGGTATAGTCATAAGGATAAAAAATAAGGGCCTAAATAAGATGTTTACAGTGAGAAAAGAATCTTACGGAGTAGGTATAGAAAGAACATTCCCATACTATAGCCCCAACATAGACAGCATACAGCTAGTAAAATACGGTAAGGTGAGAAGGGCAAAGCTATACTTCTTAAGACAGCTAAAGGGTAAAACTGCAGCGCGTAAGATAAAAGAGATTAAATCATGGGAAAAAGAGGCTCACGACAAGCTCAAACAAGAAGCCAAATCCAAGAAATCCTAA